The following are encoded together in the uncultured Fusobacterium sp. genome:
- a CDS encoding TRAP transporter substrate-binding protein has product MKKVFKIFLSTILTLGTLLIFTSCGKSDSKTIIRVSHNQAADHPTNIGLLAFEEFIESKLGDKYDVQIFPNELLGSQVNTVELTQTGAINFTVASNAILESFDNIYQIFNLPYLFNSPEHYHAVMDNKELIKPIFTSTEKSGFEAVAWLDAGTRNFYTVKKPIRTPDDLKGLKIRVQQSASNIRMMELFGGAATPMGFGEVYTALQQSVIDGAENNELALTSNKHGEVCKYYSYNMHQMVPDIVIGNLRFLNSLSPEERAIFDEGFTIISKVQREAWGESVNKAIQQAKEMNVEFIYPDVLAFQERVLPLHDEVLAATPKLKPIYDKIQEIGKEIKGGKN; this is encoded by the coding sequence TATTAATATTTACATCTTGTGGAAAAAGTGACAGTAAAACAATAATAAGAGTATCTCACAACCAAGCTGCGGATCACCCTACAAATATAGGACTTTTAGCTTTTGAAGAATTTATTGAAAGTAAATTAGGAGATAAATATGATGTACAAATATTCCCTAACGAACTTTTAGGTTCACAAGTAAATACAGTTGAACTTACACAAACTGGGGCAATAAACTTTACAGTAGCAAGTAATGCTATCCTTGAAAGTTTTGATAATATCTATCAAATATTTAACCTACCATATTTATTCAATAGTCCTGAGCATTATCATGCAGTAATGGACAATAAAGAGTTAATTAAACCTATATTTACTTCAACAGAAAAATCTGGATTTGAAGCAGTAGCATGGTTAGATGCAGGAACAAGAAACTTCTATACTGTAAAAAAACCAATAAGAACACCTGATGATCTAAAGGGGTTAAAAATTAGAGTACAACAATCAGCATCAAATATTAGAATGATGGAATTATTTGGTGGAGCAGCAACTCCAATGGGATTTGGAGAAGTTTATACAGCTTTACAACAAAGTGTTATTGATGGAGCTGAAAACAATGAACTTGCTTTAACAAGTAATAAACATGGGGAAGTTTGTAAATATTATTCATATAATATGCACCAAATGGTACCAGATATTGTAATAGGAAACTTAAGATTCTTAAATAGTTTATCACCAGAAGAGAGAGCTATTTTTGATGAAGGATTTACTATTATATCAAAAGTTCAAAGAGAAGCTTGGGGAGAATCAGTTAATAAAGCTATTCAACAAGCTAAAGAGATGAATGTAGAATTTATTTATCCAGATGTTTTAGCTTTCCAAGAGAGAGTTCTTCCTCTTCATGATGAAGTATTAGCAGCAACTCCTAAATTAAAACCAATTTATGATAAGATTCAAGAGATTGGAAAAGAGATAAAAGGAGGTAAAAACTAA
- a CDS encoding TRAP transporter small permease — MEGIRKGLDKLILFICVVLFMLMTVVGTYQILVRYVFKSPSTISEELISYSFAWMSMFAASYIFGKRDHMRMVFFIEKFTKNAQRTVAVITELVILLFALGVLVGGGSYITSLSMTQMTPALKISMGYIYLVIPVCGVMTSIYSILNIVDLMKNSKEA; from the coding sequence ATGGAAGGAATAAGAAAAGGTTTAGATAAACTTATTTTATTTATATGTGTTGTTCTTTTTATGCTAATGACTGTAGTAGGAACTTATCAAATTCTAGTAAGATATGTATTTAAATCTCCAAGTACAATATCTGAGGAATTAATATCTTATTCATTTGCATGGATGTCAATGTTTGCAGCATCATATATCTTTGGAAAAAGAGATCATATGCGTATGGTATTCTTTATCGAAAAATTCACTAAAAATGCTCAAAGAACAGTAGCTGTAATTACAGAATTAGTAATTTTACTATTTGCGTTAGGAGTACTAGTAGGTGGAGGAAGTTATATAACTTCATTAAGTATGACTCAAATGACTCCAGCTCTAAAAATTTCAATGGGATATATCTATCTAGTTATTCCAGTTTGTGGAGTTATGACATCTATATACAGTATCCTTAATATTGTTGATTTAATGAAAAATTCAAAGGAGGCATAG
- a CDS encoding TRAP transporter large permease, whose translation MVLTTALIMFSVLIVTLLLGFPIAISIGLSSILAILPSLALDNTLVTGAQRIFSGISNFTLIAIPFFILAGNIMNQGGIAKKVVAFAQSLTGRIPGSLMQTNVLANMMFGAISGSSVAACAAMGGILLPMEEEEGYDKKLGATVNIATAPTGLLIPPSNSLIVYSLVSGGTSVAALFMAGYIPGILWGVGCMILTFFLARSRGMKGKAGVKFKVVVSTFLDALPSLALIVIVIGGIIRGIFTPTEGSVVAVVYTLLLSMIFYRTIDFKGLIKIFEESAKMTGVIVFLIGVSTIMSWVMAFTGVPQAISSLILGITENKFIILLLMNLLLLFIGTFMDVTPAILIFTPIFLPIVKSFGMSPIQFGIIIVFNLCIGNITPPVGNTLFVGVKVGNLKIEDVMGELIKYYAVIIIVLMLVTYLPQLSMYLPILSGLAK comes from the coding sequence ATGGTATTAACTACAGCATTAATTATGTTTAGTGTTTTAATAGTAACACTTCTTCTTGGATTTCCAATTGCAATAAGTATTGGATTATCATCAATACTTGCAATACTTCCATCATTAGCATTAGATAATACTCTTGTAACAGGAGCACAAAGAATATTCTCAGGGATTTCAAACTTTACATTAATAGCTATTCCATTCTTCATTTTAGCAGGAAATATTATGAATCAAGGTGGTATAGCTAAAAAAGTGGTAGCATTTGCTCAATCTTTAACAGGTAGAATTCCTGGATCTCTAATGCAAACTAACGTATTAGCTAATATGATGTTTGGAGCTATTTCAGGATCTTCAGTAGCAGCTTGTGCAGCTATGGGAGGAATCTTACTACCAATGGAAGAAGAAGAGGGATATGATAAAAAATTAGGTGCAACAGTTAATATTGCAACTGCACCAACAGGATTACTTATACCACCTTCAAACTCATTGATTGTATACTCTCTTGTAAGTGGAGGAACATCAGTAGCAGCTCTATTTATGGCAGGATATATTCCTGGAATTTTATGGGGTGTAGGTTGTATGATCTTAACTTTCTTCCTTGCTAGAAGTAGAGGAATGAAAGGGAAAGCAGGAGTTAAATTTAAAGTTGTTGTATCAACTTTCTTAGACGCTCTTCCATCACTAGCTCTAATAGTAATTGTTATTGGAGGAATCATTAGAGGAATATTTACACCAACAGAAGGATCAGTTGTTGCAGTTGTTTATACTCTTCTATTATCAATGATTTTTTACAGAACAATAGATTTTAAAGGATTAATTAAGATATTTGAAGAAAGTGCAAAAATGACAGGAGTAATAGTATTCCTAATTGGAGTATCAACAATCATGTCATGGGTAATGGCATTTACAGGTGTACCTCAAGCAATTTCTAGCTTAATCTTAGGAATAACTGAAAATAAATTTATAATTCTATTATTAATGAACCTATTATTACTATTCATAGGAACATTTATGGACGTAACACCAGCTATATTAATATTTACTCCAATCTTCCTTCCAATAGTAAAATCTTTTGGAATGAGCCCTATTCAATTTGGAATTATAATTGTATTTAACTTATGTATAGGAAATATCACTCCACCAGTTGGAAATACACTATTTGTTGGAGTTAAAGTTGGAAACTTAAAAATAGAAGATGTTATGGGAGAACTAATTAAATACTATGCAGTAATAATAATTGTTCTAATGTTAGTAACATACCTTCCACAACTTTCAATGTATCTACCTATATTAAGTGGACTAGCTAAATAA